One genomic region from Natrinema sp. DC36 encodes:
- a CDS encoding acyl-CoA dehydrogenase family protein: protein MEFGLTETQQMIQSQIRDYVLENVVGENLDWDDVDFPHDVYDDLIDMGVLGLHLPEEAGGEGFEPVTAGLVYEELGRGDVGLTMLALSENLATKIVWEHGDGHHREVAERVCAGEEHICFALTEPDQGSDARNLDTTAEPTDDGFVLSGEKTAITGATLADWGLILARETGGADDIRGYLIDLDSDGIDIQPYAGLGCEVSGWGQIFIDDVEIPAEARISEENAFKMAMRTFDKSRAWIALYALGAAQQSLDETATYLTDREAMGNPLASYQGPQFEHAEWQTRVDAARLKAYQTLWKAGEGEPHTKDAAMTKWYAPEVAVDTVRSCLVLHGHYGYSDDFGIGKRLQDVLGQQIADGAPHVQKLIVARETFGREYLSYDR from the coding sequence ATGGAGTTCGGATTGACAGAGACGCAGCAGATGATCCAGTCACAAATCCGTGACTACGTCCTCGAAAACGTGGTCGGCGAGAACCTAGACTGGGACGACGTGGACTTCCCTCACGACGTGTACGACGACCTGATCGATATGGGCGTACTCGGCCTGCATCTTCCGGAGGAGGCCGGTGGCGAAGGGTTCGAGCCGGTGACAGCGGGCCTCGTCTACGAAGAACTGGGCCGCGGCGACGTGGGCCTCACGATGCTCGCGCTCTCGGAGAACCTGGCGACCAAGATTGTCTGGGAACACGGCGACGGCCACCACCGGGAGGTCGCCGAGCGGGTCTGTGCGGGTGAAGAGCACATCTGTTTCGCGCTCACCGAGCCCGATCAGGGATCGGACGCACGGAACCTCGACACCACGGCCGAACCGACCGACGACGGTTTCGTCCTGTCGGGCGAAAAGACGGCGATCACTGGAGCGACGCTCGCAGATTGGGGACTCATCCTCGCTCGCGAAACGGGTGGGGCCGACGACATCCGCGGATATCTTATCGATCTCGACAGCGACGGCATCGACATCCAGCCCTACGCCGGTCTGGGGTGTGAGGTAAGCGGCTGGGGGCAAATCTTCATCGACGACGTAGAGATTCCGGCTGAGGCCCGGATCAGCGAGGAGAACGCGTTCAAGATGGCGATGCGGACGTTCGACAAATCACGCGCCTGGATCGCGCTATACGCGCTTGGCGCGGCCCAACAGTCGCTCGACGAGACCGCGACCTACCTCACCGACCGCGAGGCGATGGGAAATCCCCTCGCCAGCTATCAGGGGCCACAGTTCGAGCACGCCGAGTGGCAGACCCGCGTCGACGCCGCGCGGCTCAAAGCTTACCAGACGCTCTGGAAAGCCGGCGAGGGCGAACCCCACACGAAAGACGCGGCAATGACGAAGTGGTACGCGCCGGAAGTCGCCGTCGACACCGTCCGTTCCTGTCTCGTCTTGCACGGCCACTACGGCTACTCCGACGACTTCGGGATAGGCAAACGCCTCCAGGACGTGCTCGGCCAGCAGATCGCCGACGGCGCACCTCATGTCCAGAAGCTCATCGTCGCCCGCGAGACGTTCGGCCGCGAGTACCTCTCGTACGACCGGTGA
- a CDS encoding amidohydrolase family protein has translation MDVQAIDTMCRGFYVEPELAKPLFEVREFKTLAKSTFGGVMAKHDIPEDEAWRVFGVLGNESLEETVDEMDEVGVEKIFLDQLVQWSRDAKQALTLLSVEELAEMVDRSDGRVVPGVGYNPHRIPESLERIERAVEDHDFKYIWFHPMTFGLEPTDEKCYPLYAKANELDVPVSFQTGQSAEPLPSEPGHPMYADEVAMDFPDLTLVLTHTGWPWTEEWCSMLWRHPNVYGNIGAYYPSFLPDSQVEFIDGRIRDKVMWATNGLGLKRCKEEFLELDVRDETKRAVLRENALEVFDI, from the coding sequence ATGGACGTGCAAGCAATCGATACCATGTGCCGAGGGTTCTATGTGGAACCCGAGCTCGCGAAACCGCTCTTCGAAGTCCGAGAGTTCAAGACACTCGCCAAGTCCACGTTCGGCGGCGTGATGGCGAAACACGACATCCCCGAGGACGAAGCGTGGCGCGTGTTCGGCGTGCTCGGCAACGAATCGCTGGAGGAGACGGTCGACGAAATGGACGAGGTCGGCGTAGAGAAGATTTTTCTCGATCAACTCGTCCAGTGGTCACGGGATGCGAAGCAGGCGCTGACGCTACTCAGCGTCGAAGAACTCGCGGAGATGGTCGATCGGTCGGACGGCCGCGTCGTCCCCGGCGTCGGCTACAATCCCCACCGGATCCCGGAGAGCCTCGAGCGGATCGAGCGAGCCGTTGAGGACCACGACTTCAAGTACATCTGGTTCCACCCGATGACGTTCGGTCTCGAGCCGACCGACGAGAAGTGTTACCCGCTGTACGCCAAGGCCAACGAACTCGACGTGCCAGTGAGTTTCCAGACCGGCCAGTCGGCCGAGCCACTGCCGAGCGAACCCGGCCACCCGATGTACGCCGACGAAGTCGCGATGGACTTCCCGGACCTCACGCTGGTCCTTACCCACACGGGGTGGCCCTGGACCGAGGAGTGGTGTTCGATGCTTTGGCGACACCCGAACGTCTACGGCAATATCGGCGCCTATTATCCCTCCTTCCTCCCCGACAGTCAGGTGGAATTCATCGACGGTCGCATCCGCGATAAGGTGATGTGGGCGACCAACGGACTCGGACTGAAGCGATGCAAGGAGGAGTTCCTCGAACTGGACGTCCGCGACGAGACCAAACGAGCCGTCCTCCGCGAGAACGCGCTTGAGGTCTTCGACATCTGA